Proteins found in one Fulvitalea axinellae genomic segment:
- a CDS encoding HU family DNA-binding protein, protein MPVKYRVLELANPRDRQAPKKFYAKAVKTGDVSLRDLSKEMIQQSTISSADAMAVLEMLTQLVTKHIQNGRIVRLGDLGNFRLNIKSRGEETEDKVSANSIIGQKVIFTPGSEFKDLLKLTKFEKVAGGVTEEA, encoded by the coding sequence ATGCCAGTAAAATATAGAGTGTTGGAATTGGCTAACCCCAGAGACCGCCAAGCTCCGAAAAAGTTCTACGCCAAGGCCGTAAAGACCGGCGACGTCTCGTTGAGAGACCTTAGTAAGGAGATGATACAGCAGTCCACCATCAGCTCCGCCGACGCCATGGCGGTGTTGGAGATGCTGACGCAGTTGGTGACCAAGCATATTCAGAATGGTAGAATTGTCCGCCTTGGTGATCTGGGGAATTTTAGGCTCAATATCAAGAGCCGTGGCGAGGAGACCGAGGACAAGGTGTCGGCCAATAGTATTATCGGGCAAAAGGTGATCTTTACGCCCGGCTCAGAGTTTAAGGATCTTTTAAAGCTCACCAAGTTTGAGAAAGTGGCGGGAGGGGTGACTGAAGAAGCCTAA